The following coding sequences lie in one Thermomicrobium sp. 4228-Ro genomic window:
- a CDS encoding cyclic-di-AMP receptor translates to MKLVIAIVQSDDADRLVSELVDEGFGVTRIASSGALLRRENVSLLVGVDDRDVLRVLSVIRRTCRRRKEVVVPYAPAMEPGLLWMPENFEVEIGGATVFVLPVERLERIGDD, encoded by the coding sequence GTGAAACTCGTCATCGCGATCGTTCAGAGCGACGATGCTGACCGCCTGGTCAGCGAACTGGTCGACGAGGGGTTTGGCGTCACGCGGATCGCGAGCAGTGGGGCGCTCCTGCGTCGCGAGAACGTCAGCCTGCTCGTGGGAGTCGACGATCGCGACGTCCTGCGGGTCCTCTCCGTCATCCGACGGACCTGTCGCCGGCGCAAGGAGGTCGTGGTCCCGTACGCACCAGCGATGGAGCCCGGTCTGCTCTGGATGCCGGAGAACTTCGAGGTCGAGATCGGCGGCGCCACCGTCTTCGTCTTACCGGTCGAACGACTCGAGCGGATCGGGGACGATTGA
- the recA gene encoding recombinase RecA yields the protein MDRQKALELAISQIERTFGKGAIMRMGEDASKLQVDVIPTGAIALDLALGVGGIPRGRITEIFGPESSGKTTLALHVIAQAQKMGGIAAYIDAEHAFDPVYAERLGVDLDNLLISQPDTGEQALEITETLVRSGAVDVVVIDSVAALVPRAEIEGEMGDAHVGLQARLMSQALRKLTGAISRSKTAVIFINQLRMKIGVMYGNPETTTGGNALKFYASVRLDIRKVDAIKEGNETVGTRVRVKVVKNKVAPPFRQAEFDIMYNEGISVAGNLLDVATDLGIIRKSGAWYYLGEERLGQGRENAKAFLKANPDLMREIEQRIRQAAPELRGRIHYDGSTGEESEPEAAATSLFDV from the coding sequence ATGGACCGGCAGAAAGCACTGGAACTGGCGATCTCACAGATCGAGCGCACCTTCGGCAAGGGCGCCATCATGCGCATGGGGGAGGACGCCTCGAAGCTCCAGGTCGACGTGATCCCGACGGGGGCGATCGCGCTCGACCTGGCGCTCGGCGTCGGCGGCATCCCGCGTGGCCGGATCACCGAGATCTTCGGCCCCGAATCGAGCGGAAAGACGACCCTGGCGCTGCACGTCATCGCTCAGGCGCAGAAGATGGGCGGCATTGCGGCCTACATCGATGCCGAGCATGCCTTCGACCCGGTGTACGCTGAGCGTCTCGGTGTCGATCTCGACAACCTCCTGATCTCCCAGCCGGATACCGGCGAGCAGGCGCTGGAGATCACCGAGACGCTGGTCCGCTCCGGCGCGGTCGACGTGGTCGTGATCGACTCGGTCGCCGCGCTCGTCCCCCGTGCCGAGATCGAAGGCGAGATGGGGGATGCGCACGTGGGGCTGCAAGCGCGCCTGATGAGCCAGGCACTCCGGAAGCTCACTGGTGCGATCAGCCGCTCGAAGACGGCGGTGATCTTCATCAACCAGCTGCGCATGAAGATCGGCGTGATGTACGGGAATCCGGAGACGACGACGGGCGGAAACGCGCTGAAGTTCTACGCCTCGGTCCGCCTCGATATCCGCAAGGTCGATGCGATCAAGGAAGGGAACGAGACGGTCGGCACGCGCGTCCGCGTCAAGGTGGTCAAGAACAAGGTGGCCCCACCGTTCCGCCAGGCCGAGTTCGACATCATGTACAACGAGGGGATCTCGGTGGCTGGCAACTTGTTGGACGTGGCGACCGACCTCGGCATCATCCGCAAGAGCGGTGCCTGGTACTACCTGGGCGAGGAGCGGCTCGGGCAAGGCCGCGAGAACGCCAAGGCGTTCCTGAAAGCCAATCCGGACCTCATGCGGGAGATCGAGCAGCGGATCCGGCAGGCTGCCCCGGAGCTACGCGGGCGCATCCACTACGACGGCAGCACCGGCGAAGAGAGCGAGCCCGAGGCCGCAGCCACCTCGCTCTTCGACGTGTGA
- a CDS encoding IclR family transcriptional regulator, which produces MPARSPAVFRAVATLDALARASEGLTLSELARETSEPKSTLHAVLATLVEAGLLVRDGATKRYRLGPHLLALAGAYARQSDLLRAFGEVARPLARELGETVQLAILQGRDVLYIGKQEGTQWVRLASEVGTRLPAHATSLGKCLLAWLPPEELERLLAAGPLVALTPRTITDPDTLRSELAQVRQRGYAIDRGETLPDVWCFGAPVRDAQGTVVAALSISVPVTRIAPERIDELTAAARRAATELSLRLGYYDMVTAEGAEVIEDLERRRVAP; this is translated from the coding sequence ATGCCTGCACGTTCGCCAGCTGTTTTCCGGGCGGTCGCTACACTCGATGCACTGGCACGCGCGAGCGAAGGGCTGACGCTCAGCGAACTCGCCCGCGAGACCAGCGAGCCGAAAAGCACGCTCCATGCGGTCCTGGCCACGCTGGTCGAGGCGGGCTTGCTGGTGCGGGACGGAGCGACGAAGCGGTATCGCCTGGGACCGCATCTCCTCGCGCTGGCCGGCGCCTATGCGCGGCAGAGCGACCTCCTGCGGGCGTTCGGCGAGGTCGCCCGACCGCTGGCCCGCGAGCTCGGCGAGACGGTCCAGCTCGCGATCCTGCAGGGCCGCGACGTGCTCTATATCGGGAAGCAAGAAGGCACGCAGTGGGTGCGGCTGGCGTCGGAGGTCGGGACGCGGCTCCCGGCACACGCGACGTCCCTGGGGAAGTGTCTCCTCGCCTGGCTTCCGCCGGAGGAGCTGGAACGCTTGCTCGCTGCCGGACCGCTCGTCGCGCTGACACCGCGCACCATCACCGATCCTGACACGTTGCGAAGCGAGCTCGCCCAGGTGCGCCAGCGCGGCTATGCGATCGACCGTGGGGAAACACTCCCCGATGTCTGGTGTTTCGGTGCGCCGGTGCGGGACGCCCAGGGAACCGTCGTCGCGGCGCTCAGTATCTCGGTGCCGGTCACGCGGATCGCGCCGGAGCGGATCGACGAGCTGACCGCCGCAGCCCGGCGGGCGGCCACGGAGCTGTCGCTTCGCCTCGGGTACTATGACATGGTAACGGCAGAGGGCGCTGAGGTGATCGAGGATCTCGAGAGGAGGAGGGTCGCGCCATGA
- a CDS encoding ABC transporter substrate-binding protein, with protein sequence MRMLSRRRFLGVSALAGSALLAACRGGQQATPTPATTGGTAGTGQRFDGVEVNVITFTGPQIAEPLQRRAPEFQKLTGAKINVITVPFADLYQKILTDFTTGTNSYHVIVFAPQWMADYVEPGYLEDLTPRVEADPALQWDDIAPFFRNFSATYGGRIYTIPLDGDFQMAYYRSDLLEAEGLKPPETWEDYLAIAQHFHGKDLNGDGVPDFGSGIAKRRGAQSYWMFWSIAASFLQSQGTQQGAFFDVDTMEPLTNNQALERALEIYKETGKYGPPDELNWDVGDSRSAFVTGRCALTIDWGDIGTLAIDPEQSKVKDKVGAIILPGTKEVLDRKTGKLVACDQNTCPHAINGVNHAPYAAFGGWSGAINKNAPAKVKDAGYAFLSYMSQPAQANVDVTIGKTGFNPYRISQFENLDLWIKAGMSEAAAKNYLGAIKESLNSPNMVLDLRIPGAQRYQGVVLDTVLSRYLAGELTTKQAMEELTKGWNEITDELGREKQKQAYRASLSIR encoded by the coding sequence ATGAGGATGCTCTCGCGTCGACGGTTTCTGGGTGTCTCTGCTCTCGCCGGGTCGGCGTTGCTCGCCGCCTGTCGCGGCGGCCAGCAGGCGACGCCGACTCCCGCGACGACCGGTGGAACAGCCGGCACCGGGCAGCGTTTCGACGGCGTCGAGGTCAACGTGATCACCTTCACCGGACCACAGATCGCTGAGCCGCTGCAGCGACGGGCTCCGGAGTTCCAGAAACTGACAGGGGCCAAGATCAACGTGATCACGGTACCCTTCGCCGACCTCTACCAGAAGATCCTCACCGACTTCACGACCGGCACGAACAGCTACCACGTGATCGTCTTCGCACCGCAGTGGATGGCTGACTACGTCGAGCCAGGGTATCTGGAAGACCTCACGCCGCGCGTCGAGGCCGATCCCGCGTTGCAGTGGGACGACATCGCGCCCTTCTTCCGCAACTTCAGTGCGACGTACGGTGGGCGCATCTACACCATTCCGCTCGACGGCGACTTCCAGATGGCCTACTACCGCTCCGACCTCCTGGAAGCCGAAGGGCTCAAGCCGCCCGAAACCTGGGAGGACTACCTGGCGATCGCCCAGCACTTCCACGGCAAGGACCTCAACGGTGACGGCGTCCCCGACTTCGGCTCCGGGATCGCCAAGCGGCGCGGTGCCCAGAGCTACTGGATGTTCTGGTCGATCGCCGCCTCCTTCCTCCAGAGCCAGGGGACGCAGCAAGGCGCGTTCTTCGACGTCGACACCATGGAGCCCTTGACCAACAACCAGGCGCTGGAACGCGCACTGGAAATCTACAAAGAGACCGGGAAGTACGGCCCGCCGGACGAGCTGAACTGGGACGTCGGCGACAGCCGCTCCGCCTTCGTCACTGGTCGTTGCGCGCTGACGATCGACTGGGGCGATATCGGTACGCTGGCGATCGATCCCGAGCAGTCGAAAGTCAAGGACAAGGTCGGCGCGATCATCCTGCCCGGTACCAAGGAAGTGCTCGACCGCAAGACCGGCAAGCTCGTCGCCTGTGACCAGAACACCTGCCCGCACGCGATCAACGGCGTGAACCACGCACCCTACGCAGCCTTCGGCGGTTGGTCGGGTGCGATCAACAAGAACGCGCCCGCCAAGGTGAAGGACGCCGGCTACGCGTTCCTCTCCTACATGAGCCAGCCGGCTCAGGCCAACGTCGACGTCACGATCGGGAAGACTGGCTTCAACCCCTACCGGATCTCGCAGTTCGAGAACCTCGACCTCTGGATCAAGGCGGGTATGAGCGAGGCGGCTGCGAAGAACTATCTCGGAGCGATCAAGGAGAGTCTGAACAGCCCGAACATGGTGCTCGACCTCCGGATTCCTGGCGCACAACGGTACCAGGGCGTGGTGCTGGACACGGTCCTCTCGCGTTACCTCGCTGGCGAGCTGACGACGAAGCAGGCCATGGAAGAGCTGACCAAGGGGTGGAACGAGATCACCGACGAACTCGGTCGCGAGAAGCAGAAGCAGGCCTACCGGGCGAGCTTGAGCATCCGTTAG